The Flavobacterium sp. 102 genomic interval TGGTTACGGCTTTTAGATAAAAGTAAGCTGGTTCCCTTAGATTATTCAACATTTTAATACAGATTGAGCACATCATCAACATCATAACCAAGATTGTAAAAACAAGTCAAACGTCTTTACAATAAGAAACATTCAAAATTCAACATTCAAAATTTAACATAATAAAATTATGGCAGATATATCAACCGATTTTTTAGGCATAAAATCTCCAAATCCGTTTTGGTTAGCCAGTGCGCCACCAACCGATAAATTAATCAATGTTGTCCGTGCTTTTGAAGCAGGTTGGGGCGGCGTGGTTTGGAAAACTTTAGGTTCCCAAGTCAAAAATGTGTCTTCGCGTTACTCTTCTGTGGAATATGGAAGAAAACGCATCATGGGTTTCAATAATATAGAATTGATCAGCGACCGACCTTTAGAAATCAACCTCAAAGAAATCACCCAAGTCGTAAAAATGTTCCCCGACCGAGCGATGATTGTTTCGCTGATGGCAGATAACGACCGAAAATCATGGCACGATTTAATCATGAAGTGTGAAGATGCCGGAGCGATGGGCTTTGAATTAAATTTTGGTTGTCCTCATGGTATGACCGAAAGAGGCATGGGCGCCGCCGTTGGCCAAGACCCGGAAATTGCCAAAATGGTAGTCGAATGGGTAATGGAAAAAGCCACGATTCCTGTAATTACTAAGCTTACGCCCAATGTGCATTCCGTTGTTCCAACCGGAAGAGCAGCGGTTGAAGGCGGAACCAGCGCACTGAGTTTAATCAATACCATACAAAGTGTCACCGGAATTGACTTGGATACTTTAGTGCCCAATCCCTACGTAGCCGGAAAAAGTGTTTTTGGTGGTTATTGCGGTCCGGCGGTGAAGCCGATTGCTTTAAAAATGCTTACGACTGTTGCGCAAGATGAAGTAACCAACAAAGTGCCGATTTCCGGAATTGGTGGTGTTAGTACTTGGAAAGATGCGGTTGAATTCATGTTGTTAGGCGCGACTTCAGTACAAGTTTGTACCGCAGCCATGACGCATGGTTTCCGAATAGTAGAAGACATGTGCGAAGGTCTAAACAACTGGATGGATGAAAAAGGCTATCAGAAAACCACCGATTTCATTGGCAAATCTGTAGAAAAAATCACCCATTGGGAAGACTTGGACATCAACTACCACCACATTGCCAAAATAGACCAAGACAAATGCATTCATTGTGGTTTGTGTTACATCGCTTGCGAAGACACGTCACACCAATCCATTAACATCGAAAGAGGTATTCCATATAACAATTACACGATTAAAGAAGAGGAATGTGTAGGCTGTAATTTGTGCAAATTAGTTTGTCCGGTTGATGAATGTATCACGATGGAAGTCCACCGAGTGGCTCCCGAATATGTGAATTGGAAAGATTGGCAAGAAAGAGGTTTGCCGTTAAATGACCACTAGAAATTATTTTAAATGTTGAATGAAAAACTGTAAAATCATTCAACATTTAGCATTCAAACCCGAGGCGCAGCCGAATTGTATGGAGCGCCGCGGAATAAATTCAACATAAAATGAAAATAAATTCCGCTCGACTAGAGCAATACTTCGAAGCCATGAGCTTAATCGGCAAAATTGGCGAAACCGGCACTTGTCGTCCTGCGCATACTGAGTTGGAAAAACAAGGATTTGAAATCGCCGGTTCTTGGATGAAGGAAGCCGGTATGACCGTTCGCATCGATAATTTCGGAAACCTAATCGGAAGACTCGAAGGCAAAAATCCTGACTTACCTGTTTTGATGATGGGTTCGCATCTCGATTCCCAACCTTACGGTGGTCGTTTTGATGGCGTTGCCGGAGTGCTTTGTGCGATTGAAGTAGTGAAAACTTTACATGAAAACGGCATCGTTCCGGAAAGAAGTATCGAAGTCATTTCTTTTGCTGATGAAGAAGGGTGGCGCTTTAACAAAGGCTTATTCGGATCGCGCGGCATTTTAGGAAAACTCGAAGAAGGTGAATTAGAACGCGCTGATGCAGCAGGGATTACTCGCGGTCAAGCGTTGGTAGCTTTTGGTTGCGACATCACCAAATTCAAAGATTCAGAATACCAACCCGGAAGCATTTTTTGCTTTTTAGAATTGCATAT includes:
- the preA gene encoding NAD-dependent dihydropyrimidine dehydrogenase subunit PreA; protein product: MADISTDFLGIKSPNPFWLASAPPTDKLINVVRAFEAGWGGVVWKTLGSQVKNVSSRYSSVEYGRKRIMGFNNIELISDRPLEINLKEITQVVKMFPDRAMIVSLMADNDRKSWHDLIMKCEDAGAMGFELNFGCPHGMTERGMGAAVGQDPEIAKMVVEWVMEKATIPVITKLTPNVHSVVPTGRAAVEGGTSALSLINTIQSVTGIDLDTLVPNPYVAGKSVFGGYCGPAVKPIALKMLTTVAQDEVTNKVPISGIGGVSTWKDAVEFMLLGATSVQVCTAAMTHGFRIVEDMCEGLNNWMDEKGYQKTTDFIGKSVEKITHWEDLDINYHHIAKIDQDKCIHCGLCYIACEDTSHQSINIERGIPYNNYTIKEEECVGCNLCKLVCPVDECITMEVHRVAPEYVNWKDWQERGLPLNDH